Genomic segment of Sarcophilus harrisii chromosome 4, mSarHar1.11, whole genome shotgun sequence:
CATGGTGTGTCCATTGAGtctggaaagaagagagagactcAAACAATATTGTCCTGAGACAGAAAGTAGGGAAGTCATTGCAGACATGGGGAGAATGTGAGTCAATGTGTAGAGACAGGGGAAGAATGATAATGGAGGGCAGAAAGAGTAATTTAATTTCCAAGGGAAATAATGTGAGATGGATAGGATAAGAGTCAGTTTATGGAGGGCCTTGAATATCAGGAAGTGATGCTTTATTAGACAGGTAATGGGACACTAGTGAGGTTGTGGAATGACCTTATGGTGATGTATTAGGAAAATGACTCATATCAGAATGATGACTTGTGGAGGGAAGAAGACTATTTGAGAGACTATTAGAATTCTAACAGTGAGAGAAGATGAGAGCCTGGACTAGGATATGGTATGGATAGTGGGTCAGGGGGACTTGATTATGAGAAACactgtgaaggtagaaatggcaGGACTAACTGAATGTAAAGGgcaaggaagataaaaaaaaaaaaaaacccaaaaatttttcCTTCATCCACTCCCAATGTATTTCTCCaacattattttccaaattctccatgttccagccaaactgggtCATGTGTTGTTCCCCAAATATGCTTTGAACTTTCATCCATCTTTTGCTTCTGATCATACCATTCTTTTTGCTTGGAATACACTTGTTTCCATCTCTACCAGCTGAAGCAAAGTTTCATCAAAACTTCAATCCTCTGCTCAAATAGCTTTCTTCCCAGAAGCTGCCCTTAGTCACATTAGCTAGAagtgatttttccctcttctgaatACCTCTGAAATATCTTCTCTCATTATGACACATTTTATACTATCTTGGATTATAACAACATATAGCAAACTTcagaaataatcataattttgcaatcaattgataaataagcatttattaaacgccACTTATggaccaggtactgtgctaagtgtttgagatatatgtacaaagaaaataacaacaattccTACtgcaaagagcttacattctattctGGCAAGGGAATTAAGTGTTTACAATGATGTAAGTCTGTGTACCCTAACAATAGCAGACATAGTAGACCTTCTTCTACATGTGAAATTTTGATAAGATTATTTACTAGTTGTTCACTTACTTTGTTTAAGTTTTCTGGTATATTATCTTTTGTAGTTTGCAGttgacaattcatttttttttttttaacttggaaggCAATGGGTGAAGTGGGAAGAGAATTAGAGATGTGCTGGCGACAATTGGAAAGCCTTGAgaatttatgtttaaatttttagTGTAAGTATTTATACCCCAGAAATCAAAAAACCTTACAAATCAGGGTTTatcttgttttgttgattttctagacttgAGAAATTAACAGAGAAAATCTAATACAGtagattaaattgaaaagtgtatgctaacatatatatgtttgccCCAAAGctgatcattaaatatttaccagcacccTTAGGACGGGATAGAAGGAgatatagaaagaaggaaaatcagTTGATTTCTCAAACACTGAAAGATTAATCTGAAACTTGAATTCCAGTTTTTTAAAAGCAGCATTATTAAAAGGTTATATATTCCTGTTCACATTCATATTCAACTTCACCTTATTTGAAGGATGGAATTAAGTGTAGCTTAacatttccaaatttcccttaGAAATGTTTCAAGAAACTCCAAAATCCCTTTGAGAAAAGATAGTTTTGAGCCATTCTGCTTTGAAACTAATACTGTCTTCTATGATTTGGTGAGAGTGAGAAAACAGTTCCCTAGTTCTCCATTATTTATTCTGCACTTTCTCTGTGAAGATGCCATGTTTTCCCTCAAAAACAAGTCCATTCTAAATGTCACCACCACACACCCCATCTGGGCTCTAAGAATCAAGCTGCCTTCTCTGTGAATCAGATGTTGTCACTCACTGTTAAGAGCCTTGGAGCTGAACTTTGTTGGCAGTTGGGATGAGGCTGGCCACGGCAGGAGAGGTTGTAGCTCACCCCTCTGAGGCTACTGAAAAGAGCCATCCTTATTTTCCTGGAGAAGGCCATTGGAGAAGAAAGACCATAATAATAGTCTCTTTCATCATTGCTTCTCTCATCCTTTTAGAAAtatgtaattaaaacaaaaactaataagCCTCATTTAAGAATGTAGTTATTTTGCTCGGTCAAATTGCCACTTGAAACACTTTATCTCTATGAGGTTTTTGGAAAAGGGGACAGAAGGCAAGTTAACATAGCATGGAGTCTCTAAATTGCACATTTCACACATTACAACTAATAATAAGGACGTGCAGTGCAAGATAGTGCAGACAGTCTTGAAATAGTCGTATATCCTTGTACATGAGTTCTGAAATGATGGGGAGTGGGCAATGATGCTGGGAAAGTTCTTGGGGGGGAAAAGTCCTGTTTCCTGCCTACCAACATCATTTCCCCATAATACTCCCTTGTACCCTTCCCTACCACATGacttcttccagaaaaaaaaaaaacaaacccagcaAGGAAATGTCTTGGAGAGATAGAGCTCAAAGGAAACTGGCTCTGAGAAAAAGTCTTCTTCCATAAATGAAAACTCATTTCATTCAACCCGATGGATGGATATATCTAATTCTACTTATCAATGTTTATATACAATACAAAGGACTCAAAAATACAATTCTTTAAATCAAGATTTCTTCCAAAAAAAGCTATAGGATTCTATCCTCTAATTTGGGAGAAAGGTTCATACTCTAATTGTTTCCTCCCCCAATCTTACCATTGTGGAAAGATCCCAGTGTGGCAAGTCCTTCTATTGGCACAGATCAACAACTcatttgtaatttatagtcttagatgattgcctgggacactgagagcttaagtgattttcctGTGTTGACACAACTAGAACACATCAGAGATTGAACTTAAACACAGGCTTTCTTAATCCTAAAGCCATCCATCTGTCTATTATATCATGCTACCCTAAGATTATTGCCTAACATATTAGGAGTTACCATTTCAAGTTTGCAGAAGCTGCACAGAATTTCAATGTTTCTCTATTGGGTTTAAATACTACAaaggaaaaatgtatttaaaataaaacctttaaaacAATAAAGTATACAtgataaaattagttttttttttccttttttcccttttactctttcAAAAGAATCCAACTTCTAATAAATActtctgttggttttttttctggGAATATTTGTAAATCTTTCATCTAAAAGTCTTATCTTACACTCCTTGGGATAATGCCATCACACAATCTTAGAGGGTAGAGGAAGGTACAAAATTAATGGAGGCGTGACGTAAGAGTAGGCAGGTCCAGAAGTCACGGCTCAAGGGTACAATCCAATAATCTACCTGCATCTGGTAAGGACGCCAGCTATCCCATATATAAAATCAGGTTACAGTGCATTCCAGGGATTGTCCAGGAGATGTCCGACTCCCCATCTGGAGTGTCAAGCAGCACAAATCCCCAAGAGGAAGACCCTGAGCTTCAGACCACTGTCTCCACAGCGATCACATCAGGGTTGTCTTCCTGGCGTCTCACTTGCATCTCATCTTTGAAAGCCCTGTTGAGGACAACCTTTAAGGACTCCTTGAACGGTTTCTTCTTGCTGCTGCCcacaaagaagtaaataaaagggTTTGCACTGCTGTTGATggtggagaagagaagggaaatatgGTGCATGTTGCCAAAAGTTGGCCAGTACTCGTAGTACAGGAGGTAAAGGAGTCTCATGGGCATGGCGaaaatgaggaagatgatgaTGGTGACCATGATGACTATGTAGAGTTTGGATGAGTGAGAAGTCCAGCTGTTCCTGCGGATCTTCACCACCAGGATCACGCTGGAGACCACCATGAGAGGCGTGAACACGAGGAAGCTCAGGATGGAGATGAAAATAATGACGGCCCTGCAGTCACTCTGGGAATGGCCCTTCCTCCCAATGTCTATGCACATGACATGCTCCATGGTGGTCACCAAGCAGGAAAGGGCCCAGAGCAGGCCACAGACACAGGCGGACTGGTGCTTGGGCCGGTGACAGCGGTACCAGATG
This window contains:
- the MAS1 gene encoding proto-oncogene Mas — encoded protein: MDEANLTSLIPETPGNTSSHRNTSSGDVDRKIPIVHWVIMSISPLGFVENGILLWFLCFRMRRNPFTVYITHLSIADISLLFCIFILSVDYALDYELSSGYYYTIVTLSVTFLFGYNTGLYLLTAISVERCLSVLYPIWYRCHRPKHQSACVCGLLWALSCLVTTMEHVMCIDIGRKGHSQSDCRAVIIFISILSFLVFTPLMVVSSVILVVKIRRNSWTSHSSKLYIVIMVTIIIFLIFAMPMRLLYLLYYEYWPTFGNMHHISLLFSTINSSANPFIYFFVGSSKKKPFKESLKVVLNRAFKDEMQVRRQEDNPDVIAVETVV